In Streptomyces sp. TS71-3, the following proteins share a genomic window:
- a CDS encoding DeoR/GlpR family DNA-binding transcription regulator, translating to MSETQNLLAEQRRALILDEVRRRGGVRVNELTRRLGVSDMTVRRDLDALARQGVLEKVHGGAVPVMEASTHEPGFEAKSGLELTAKEDIAKAAAALVQPGTAIALSGGTTTFALAHHLLDVPDLTVVTNSVRVADVFHSAQGTAGQRQGAATVVLTGGVRTPSDSLVGPVADRAIGELHFDMLFLGVHGISVQAGLSTPNLAEAETNRRLVGSARRVVVVADHTKWGTVGLSSFAALSQVDTLVTDAGLPEEARAEVSEQLRRLVVAGAPGDVGEPSRSPVPGEAAEMAAGG from the coding sequence GTGAGCGAGACCCAGAACCTGCTGGCCGAGCAGCGCCGCGCCCTGATCCTGGACGAGGTGCGGCGCCGCGGCGGCGTGCGTGTCAACGAGCTCACCAGGAGACTCGGCGTCTCCGACATGACGGTCCGCCGGGACCTGGACGCGCTGGCCCGCCAGGGGGTCCTGGAGAAGGTGCACGGCGGTGCGGTCCCCGTGATGGAGGCCAGCACCCATGAGCCGGGCTTCGAGGCCAAGTCGGGTCTGGAGCTGACGGCCAAGGAGGACATCGCCAAGGCCGCCGCGGCCCTGGTCCAGCCGGGCACGGCCATCGCCCTGTCCGGCGGCACGACGACGTTCGCGCTCGCCCACCACCTGCTGGACGTGCCGGATCTGACGGTGGTGACGAATTCGGTGCGGGTGGCGGACGTGTTCCACTCGGCGCAGGGCACGGCCGGCCAGCGCCAGGGCGCGGCTACGGTCGTGCTCACCGGCGGGGTGCGCACCCCCTCGGACTCGCTGGTGGGCCCGGTCGCCGACCGCGCCATCGGAGAGCTCCACTTCGACATGCTCTTCCTCGGCGTGCACGGCATATCCGTGCAGGCGGGCCTGTCCACGCCGAATCTGGCGGAGGCGGAGACGAACAGGCGCCTGGTGGGCTCCGCCCGCCGCGTGGTGGTCGTCGCCGACCACACCAAGTGGGGCACCGTGGGTCTCAGTTCGTTCGCGGCGCTCTCCCAGGTGGACACCCTGGTCACCGACGCGGGCCTGCCCGAGGAGGCGCGTGCGGAGGTCTCCGAGCAGTTGCGGCGGCTGGTGGTGGCGGGCGCTCCCGGGGATGTCGGCGAGCCGTCCCGCTCCCCGGTTCCGGGGGAAGCCGCGGAGATGGCCGCCGGCGGCTGA
- a CDS encoding PLP-dependent cysteine synthase family protein produces the protein MSATHPQASPALTDTLDVDRSDPAYRAWLREAVRKVQADANRSADTHLLRFPLPEAWGIDLYLKDESTHPTGSLKHRLARSLFLYGLCNGWIRPGRPVIEASSGSTAVSEAYFAELIGVPFIAVMPRTTSAEKCRLIEFHGATCHFVDDPRTVYEEAGALAARTGGHYMDQFTYAERATDWRGNNNIAESIYRQLVLERYPQPAWIVATAGTGGTSATLARYVHYMQYDTRICVADPENSCFFDGWTSGDADVTCERGSRIEGIGRPRMEPSFVPGAIDRMMKVPDAASVAAVRALERAIGRRAGGSTGTGLWSALKIVAEMVADGRTGSVVTLLCDPGDRYLDKYYADGWLAAQGLDIAPYSAAIDSLLTSGTWPGGAHG, from the coding sequence AGCGACCCCGCCTACCGTGCCTGGCTGCGCGAGGCCGTCCGCAAGGTGCAGGCGGACGCGAACCGCTCCGCCGACACGCACCTGCTGCGCTTCCCGCTGCCCGAGGCGTGGGGCATCGACCTCTACCTGAAGGACGAGTCCACCCACCCGACCGGCAGCCTCAAGCACCGCCTGGCCCGCTCGCTCTTCCTCTATGGCCTGTGCAACGGCTGGATCCGCCCCGGCCGGCCGGTCATCGAGGCCTCCAGCGGCTCGACCGCGGTCTCGGAGGCGTACTTCGCGGAGCTGATCGGAGTCCCCTTCATCGCGGTGATGCCCCGTACCACCAGCGCGGAGAAGTGCCGGCTCATCGAATTCCACGGCGCCACCTGCCACTTCGTGGACGACCCGCGCACCGTGTACGAGGAGGCCGGGGCCCTCGCGGCCCGGACCGGCGGCCACTACATGGACCAGTTCACGTACGCGGAGCGCGCCACCGACTGGCGCGGCAACAACAACATCGCCGAGTCGATCTACCGTCAGCTGGTGCTGGAGCGCTACCCGCAGCCGGCCTGGATCGTCGCCACGGCCGGCACCGGGGGCACCTCCGCCACCCTCGCCCGGTACGTGCACTACATGCAGTACGACACCCGCATCTGCGTCGCGGACCCGGAGAACTCCTGCTTCTTCGACGGCTGGACCAGCGGGGACGCGGACGTCACCTGCGAGCGCGGCTCCCGGATCGAGGGCATCGGCCGGCCCCGCATGGAGCCCAGTTTCGTCCCCGGAGCCATCGACCGGATGATGAAGGTGCCGGACGCCGCCAGCGTCGCCGCCGTGCGCGCCCTGGAGCGGGCCATCGGGCGCAGGGCGGGCGGCTCCACGGGGACCGGGCTGTGGAGCGCGCTGAAGATCGTCGCGGAGATGGTCGCCGACGGCCGCACGGGCAGCGTCGTCACGCTCCTGTGCGACCCGGGCGACCGCTATCTCGACAAGTACTACGCGGACGGCTGGCTGGCGGCACAGGGCCTCGACATCGCCCCGTACTCCGCCGCCATCGACTCACTGCTCACCTCGGGCACCTGGCCGGGCGGGGCCCACGGCTGA